In Glycine max cultivar Williams 82 chromosome 15, Glycine_max_v4.0, whole genome shotgun sequence, the DNA window gtcatacaattaaaaaaacaaaataattcaacaaataattataaaattgataagaggagtttttcaaacaataaaaaaaagataaaaaggtttttaaattaaataaaaggataaaacaaaatttcaaataaactaaTGTATAAAattgagaacaaaaaaaattattagctaGTAAGCCAACTTATTCTTCATATATCAAAATAAGTTACTTGaggtaatttatgaaaaataaattattaaattaagctattaatattattttaagaagaattaaattcatttaacattaaaaatagaaagattTAATCAGttgaaaaaattaaggaatCAAAACCAcacataattcaaattttaagaagttaaaaaataattaatcttaatattattataactattcattcgattcaattttaaatcacCATCCCTTTAAAATCTCCTAAAACTACCTCCTGCtttagtttaaaaaagaaactaccaataaatttaaaaatatcttgaTAGATATCCAGATTTTAACTGTTCTGGATTTGTTTTGAGGGTGACAtcgaatcaaaataaaattgaaaacaaagaaacattATATATACTCCAAAAATAGTGAATGAACCTTCACGGAAACATTAAAATGACATTTAAATGATTCATCAACAATCATGAAATTGGAATTATCAAAACAAGAACATCTTTCATATAAAAACAGGAAATATGAATCCTAAACTAAACTCTAATAGTATAAACAGACTAACACTATGGTTAGGTATCAAgaatcttttcttttaataaaagaaagtcCATTCCAACAATAAGCAACAAAGAGTAAGTTAAATCTGATTCTTAAACCCTATTAGTAAAAGCAGAGACTAAAAccatatattaatattagtaaTCTATTCTTTCAATAAAAGAAGTTCCTTCCCGTGTTTCTTTAATGGTAAGAGTTCCTCCATGGATGCTTAACTTATGCCACAGACATTTTAATTGAGCTTTGTCACCTTCCAAAAGGCACTTAATTTGCTCAGGAGGGTTCAAACTCATCTTGTGTGCACGCTCCCAACGTTGTAATCTTGTCAATCCAAGGCAAGGTCCATACTTCATATTCATGTCAAACATCCGCAAAACATGTTCTTCTGAACTATAATCTTCTGtggagaaaaaattgaaaaataaacacTAATATAAAgtcaacaaataataataataataatagtaatcttgtatttgatttttcaagGTTTCATTCCATGAGAGGATAATAAGATCAAATGAATGATTACAAATTAGAGCTATAGAGACCATTAATTACCGGGACATTTCTCAACAACTTTAGATTTCTTTCTTGATTTAGAAGACGACTTGTTAGTAGTACTTTTTCTCTGCCTGTAGAATCTCTTCATGTTTTCTCCCTCTTTCCctcttgaaaattttgaattttgggaACCTTCTATCTATTTGTCTCTGGGATTAGGAAGGTAATACGATATATTTATGTGAATGCAGGAGCAACAACCCTTGGAAAAAcagttataaatatttatttgaaaatggttataaatatttgtatatatttaaattttgaattattctaAGATATAAATCATCTATTGTTTTCGAAATACTACTCGAAGCAATCTATTAgcttctaactttttttatatatattttattcgttttttatccttaaaataattattaaatttccttattatcattttaaatataaaaaaaattatttgttattttttctcaCTCATTCCTCctacacattttttatattacactatctattttaatcattatactatttataatatttaatttattattttaacattatacttcataaaaatgacaatgataaatattaaatttattttctattattttttaataattttatattaaatgatttaactgtcaaaaaaaaattagatgatttattttaattattacgttaattaatgtaatataaGTATAATGTCTACTTTTTTTGAAGTATAATGGTTACTTAAGTGTATATTTTTTCACTATATTTTAAActggattaaaatattttaaaatataatatacgaTTACTAATAGAAtacataatatgaaaaaattgtaaCAATTGAAGCTAAAAAtgcaatgaaaataatttttctataaataatattttcaagagtttaaaattaattaaaaattaaaattatatcacctccaaatatatttttatccataaaataaaactaaaatttatataaaatatcatataaatatgattattttttgttattttatatttttcaattatttttttagatagtTATTATTACTACTccctttctttatatatatatatatatatatatatatatatatatatatatatatatatatattatttgtttaaggTTTTTTCACTCCAACCAAggtaatcaataattttttatttgtgatgaAATTGTAAAACTTTTTCATATAGTATCTTGTCAATTTTCTCCCCCCACTTTATCAATTTCTATCTTTGAAGTAAAGTATCAATTCTTTAATATTCGATTTTATACTTGTATGATGCATgagtttgattaaattataaattttttaagttctagttagtattatttgtatttagtatcatttaaaatatgtatgtgaataaataaatttattatttttaaaaaatatttagtatcatattaaataaaattatattaaaattaagaaaaaataaattgtatttttaattaaacataatttacGACGAATTGAACAACAACATGAAGTTGCTTCAAAATGAACAATCAATTGTTGTCCACAATGATTGTTGAGCAACAAAACTTATAAGATGCAATCATGGTTAGCGCATATTCAAATACTAGaggattattttttctttatggtTATGGAGGGATAGGTAAAACTTTTCTTTAGAGAGCTATTTTTGCAGCACTTATGTCTAAAGGGGAAATTGTTTTAACGGTTGCATCTAGCAAAATAACAACTTTGTTGATTCCAGGTAGAAgaacaactaattttatatttgatattccAATCAATGTTAATAAAGATTATGCTTGTGTCACAAAGCAAGTTAGTCCTTTGGTTGAGTTAATATCAATGACCAAACTCATAATTTGAGATGAAACTCCTAGGACTCATAATTGTTTTGAAGTTGTTGATAGAACTTTCAAGGATATATTAAGATTTTCTAATaggaaaaaatcatatattccATTTAGAGTAAAAGTTGTAGTTTTGGGAGGAAATTGTAGACAAATACTTCCTATCATACTAAAGGGAACAAAACAATATGTTGTTCATGcaagtattaattttttgtatcttTGGTCTTTATGTAAAGGTCTGACCTTACTAAAAAATATGAGACTTCAATCTAGAATTTCAAGTGAAGATGTTACTCAGctaaaacaattttcaaattgGGTATTGAGTATTGAAAATGATACAATTGATGAAATTAATGATGAAAATACTACCATTAACATACCATTTGAGATATTTTCAACAACACATACCCATTAACACTATTTATGAGTTGAATGAATACATTATGTTATTGATTCCAGGTGAAGTCAAAACTTACTTAAGTTTGAATGCCCTATGTTCAATCAATGAAAATGTGAATAGACTCATGTTATACATTCTCTtgagttttttaatataattgttgcATTTGGACTTTCCAACCATAAATTAAAGCTTAAAATTGATCTTCCCATGATGCTATTAAGAAATATAGaccaatcttttgatttttataatgacACTAGCCTCATTGTCACGTAAACGGTAAATCATGTTTTGGAAGCAAAAGTCATTTCAACCTTGGAGAAGAGATTTTTATTCCAAGATTAATATTGATTTCACATGATCTTATAATTCCATTTCAGTTTTAGTATAAACAATTTTCTGTAATTGTTTCCTTAAATGACAATCAACAAAAGTCAAGGACAATgactaaaaaaagttaaaatttatcttCCAATACCAATTTTTTCACATGGATAATTGtatgaaaatatataagattacaacatgtgaaagataaaatattcttatatataataaatatgaagaTAATTCAAATACTACTTCaatatatattacaattttatatttatttcttattttgtgtaacttttaacattaatttatgGGTTTAAATTCACAGGAAAATATAATATGACATTAAAGCTTAAACATATTTCCTATCAAAAACATACTATAAcgagtttttcatttttgttaaaatttaaaatatactttatttaatattcttgtatataaaataatatgttattgaattattattattatgtttattttctttcataaagTGTTTCGAACatgtaaagaataataaaataattacatatctATTTCAACAATTCAAATACATTTATAACACTTTGTAACTACAATTATTACTTAGTTAACATTAAtacatgttatattatttttcatggtttTACTTATTAGTTGGAATTATTTTTCCATTGTTTTACTTATTATATGTTAAAACAaacaattgaataaaaaaacttgatttttttaacgTCAAGaaactatattaattaatacaaaatcATCTTACAATTACACAAATAAACTGTTTATTCTATGCATCGGgtcaaaaattagttttaattaaggctcataatttatttcttagtcTTAGTTAAGgcgataattttatttatttatttatttatttctgttCCTTTTCATGTATCTGTTGAATGCACATGCTGTTGGGTCTCTGGTCCGGTTAGGGCATTTGGCGCGGGATGCAAACAAATCTGGGACCTTAAATCACCAATCCAATCCCAATCAATTCATTTTCCTCCAATTCCAATTAAggtttcttcctctttttcgttctctctctctcttttctcacTATTTCCTCGCCGATATCTCACAAATTCCGCTCTTAGGGTTTCGTAGAACAAACCAAAATTCAATTGTTTTAGGTCCGATTTTGGTATcggtattttctattttattttggatgAACAATTTTGATTAGGTTTTCTGTTGATGTTGAATTCCATAGTTTTGTTATTTGATTGGACAGTGGTTTGCATGTTTCTGTAGCTTCTGTTCCCTTAGTTCAAGTTAAGAATGGATTTGTGGGTTTTCTTTGCACGCTCCCGATCAGCTTCCTCCGTTGAATCTCTAGTTTTTGTGCTATGTGTGACCTTATAAACACATCCTTGAACTATCTGGTGTCTGGAATCAATGGATTAACAATGGAAGTAGTGAATTGAACAATTTTTAATAACATGAGTGGCGTGATTTGTACAGTTATTGGATTGTATGCTGTCATTAAAAATCAACTCAAGCCCAAAGTTGAAATTTTcttagatattttgattatgaaTCTTGAGTCAAGAATTTgtaaaattcaatatttaaaGGGATATAATTTAAAGTAATTGGAAGAGCTTCTAATGTGTTATGACTGCAAAATTTGTGATTGTGTATTTAGAGCTAAACTCAATGcttatttaatttactattgCTCGCCAGCTGAGAGTGTTTTTGATCTACACGCGATGGGTGCTCCGAAGCAGAAATGGACTGCAGAAGAGGAACAAGCACTTAAAGCTGGAGTTGTCAAGCACGGTGTTGGTAAATGGCGCACCATACTGAAGGATCCAGAGTTTAGTGGTGTCTTATACCTGCGGTCAAATGTGGATCTCAAGGTCTGGTTATCTTGGTAGTTGCGTTTGttgatgttttgttttgtgcaggttcattatttcattttccTTACATTGTAATGAATTAGTGTTGGTCCATCTATATTACTATGCATAACTTGTTTGTGTGGTTCTGATATGAGGTGTTGGATAGGATAAATGGAGAAATCTGAGCGTGATGGCAAATGGATGGAGCTCTAGGGAAAAATCTAGGTTATCAGTCAGAAGGGTGCATCAGGTCCCGAGACAGGATGAGAACTCCATGGCTATCACTCCTGTTGTTCCAAGTGACGAAGAGATTGTTGATGTTAAGCCTCTTCAAGTTTCTAGAGATATTGTGCATATTCCTGGTCCAAAGAGGTCTAATTTAAGGTTGGactctttgttttgtttgataTGGTATTATATCAGCTACCTGGTTTGCTGAAAAAGTGATTCTTCAGTGGTGCTATTTGCAATTGTTTCCCAGCAAGGAATTCTTACTGGTTACCAAGTGTTAAGATCATTGATCTAATTGCTGGCATGTTTGCcggatttcttttttttttcttgcatgcATCCTAAAAAGCTTTCATTTCCTTGAAATTCTGTCtgtctttgttgtttttttggtgtaattgatttatgtatatCTTGACAGTATATGTTTTTCCCTGTTTACTTTATACAGTTTGGATAAGCTTATAATGGAAGCAATCACTAGCTTGAAGGAGAATGGTGGTTCTAATAAGACAGCTATTGCAGCTTTTATAGAGGTATGAGGTGCTAAGCCTAAATTTTGTTTGTTCTGCTTTCCCCagataaattgataaaataataaaataaaattgtccaaTCTACATAAAATTTGCTTATGGAACCATAGAAGGCCTTTTAGTTTAGATTTGTAGGGATAAAATGTATGACTTTCTAAAAAGAAAAGCCCCTCAAGGTTAAAGTCAAAGAAAAGCATATAAGTGTTGAGAGATACATTAGTTGCCCTCCTATTGGTTTAAAAGTTCCAAGGTGGGGCGACCCACTGTTGTCAAGATCACGATGAAGATTGTAGGATTGCACAATCATATGATTTTCTCCCTTAATAGCATACTGAATTGGACATATGATCGGGAAAAAGTGAGATAGCAGCGAGATTGTGATCTTCCTTGTGTAATTGAGGGATTGCTGTGCCATTCTGATCTTGGAGATTGTTTCTCTGGGTCGGGTTTCACAACCCAGTTCATCTAGAGCTTAGAGACTTCAACCTGTTTAGAAACCCTAAAATCGTTTTTTCCATATCCCTCTGTCTTCTTCTGCCTCTCATTTGCACAACTCTCTTCTCCGGTTCAAATCCTATCTCTCAATCTCAGGCTCTAAGCTATATCATTGTTGCGCTTTGTCTacctcatcttcttcatctcCTCTTTTCTAGTTGGGCTGCTGGGATTCTGTTTTTCCTTCTGTGATGGTTGTAGTTCTTCCTTGGACATTTGTTGTGCTGGCTGTGCTGGgacatttttcttcttccgcCTCTGTTCTTTCTCAGTTCATCTCTAGTTTTCTGAACAAAATATGTCCATGCACCTGATTGGAGATGCTTGTATGATTTGCTTTAGGGATTTAGGCTAGCTGATTATGATTGACTTATGAAAAGCTTATGTTTTGTCTTTTATGTGACTGATTATGAGTTATTTTGGACCTATCAATtgagttataattataaatctatgaatttgaattttcagttTAAGTTTATCTTGTTATGATTTACAAGATATTTTCcttatctttgtttttatttttaatcatgtgTATCTTTATGTATAACTTTGCGTCTTTTGGTAGGATTTTACAGTCTGTGTtacaatcttttgatttatgATCTTTCACCCCCTCCTGATTCCTAGTCATATCTTGATTTATCCAACAATGAGGTGACCTATTTAAGCCCAATCAATAGAGGTGCAACTTCACTGCTTTCATGTAATGTCAAGATCActatcttgaatcttgagtgtACATTTGGTCTATTCTATGATCTTTCCTTGGCCGAATGATCTTGTCCCCCACCTCTAAACATGAATATACTTCATATGACAGTAATGATGCTTAAAAATGTGATGATGTTCTAACTTTCAAATAACCAAAACTTTTATGGTCAAGGAATGACATTGCATCTGCTTATTACTGGTGAAATTTCCATTTGGTAAAGTACTGCTCTGCTTCAGATTTCATATGTTATAAGTTATATTGTTTCTGCATTCAACATCAGTTGAATTTCATTGCTTTGAAATCTGTAGGACCAATATTGGGCACTGCCAGGCTTAAAAAGTATGTTGTCtgcaaaattaaagtttttgacAGCAAGTGGAAAACTGATCAAGGTATATTTCTACATGTTTAATTATGTCGCGTCTCATTGTGAGAAATGAAACTCCTAGGCAAACTCTACAGTTACTCATTATAAGACTATGACGAAGTGTGTGGGGTGCAAGTTGGGTTTTATGCCAGGACAAGAGGGTTAGGGGAGATGGCTGAAAGGAATAAGTAGAGATGTAGGTGAAACAATTGTAAGTAGTGATTTTTGACAACTAAAATGGTAAGAAACAACTCTCTAATCAACATTTTATTCAGGTTgttcattgttgttgttgttgctggtaTTACTCAGGGTTTTAAATAACAGCCTATAGCAGGCTAAATGGCGGCCATAGCAGCGCTATTTGGTGATTCCAAAAAACCCCTTTGAATGTGACATTAGGGGTTTGGGGTGAGGTATTTTAgggatttcaattttaaaaaatgatatctaTGACTGTAACAGTAGTGAAAATGATAAAGAAGACTTGGATTTAGAAGGTagtgattgataattgatgattcCTATCTATGGAACTTTGCATTTGACTTTTGTtgatatttacttgtttaagaCATCTATGACTTTTTATTGTTAACTATGaatgtcattattttttttatcatttttgagatttttttatgtaattactcttgtaaattatacaaaaaatttcaaaatagcgACTATCCACTATCTTACTATTGCCTTTTTGAGGGTGTCTGTTATGCTTTGGTATCTGGGATTTAAAACATTGTTATTACTCATGCTTTATGTTATTCACTGTTGCTTACGTAGAGATGTTGGTTACGGGTAACTAATTGGTAAGGATTATACAGCTAGGCATTGTTTAACTGCAAACTCATGCATAGACTTGCACAAAGTTTGTGTGTTTTGGTATGAactataaacaattttttatgatataatttcTAGGAATCCATTGTCttgatttaatgtttttatacaTTTGGTTTAATTTGAGCTTGACAAGTATTCTGGATGTTGTTCTCATTTTGTGGCAGTTATATTAAGTTGTTTCTATTAGAGATTTTGCTTTAGGGTTGACTTCAATATTTCAGGTAAATCGCAAGTATAGAATTGCACCTATAGCAGCATATTCTGACAGAAGAAGAAACTCATCCATGCTATATTTGAAAGGGAGGCAGAAAGCCTCTATGAAAATTGACAGGGATGAGACCAACATCCTTACTAGATCTCAGATAGATTTAGAGTTAGAAAAGATAAGGTCTATGACTCCACAAGAGGCAGCTGCATTTGCTGCCCGAGCAGTTGCTGAAGCAGAAGCCGCCATTGCAGAAGCAGAGGAGGCAGCAAAGGAGGCTGAGGCAGCAGAAGCTGATGCGGAGGCTGCACAAGCTTTTGCAGATGCTACAACGAAATCAGCGAAAGGGAGAAAATCCCCAAAGAGGGTAAAAATCTTCTTTTCCCCTCTTTTTCCATTCATGATACTATAATACATCCGtagaagacaatttttttatttttttatgcaactTAGAAGTAAAATGACAAAACCAGAggtttatctttaaatatgctaaggaaatgtgaattttaaatgtgctaagtaaaattttggagaCATTCCATTTGGCTGCTTATTGATTCCCTGTTATCTCTATCAAATAATGTAGTAATCTAACTTTTTGGCATTTTTAAATGTGTAGATCCATACTTAATGGAAGTTTGAAGAATTAGACATGAGGAGAGATGAACCATGGCATTGAGTAGGACAGCCAGCCAGCTAAATATCATTTGCTGGCATTGTCTATATATTTTGCATATAATATTGGAGGCTCTTGTGACTATGCTGGTTTCACCTTTATTAGGAGATTAATTCTATATTTTTGGATCTTGGAATATCCTTCTTGTAGATAGAACCATTGTTTGAATCTTTATTGTAATTTCTTTAGTGCTGTCGTTACCTTAGCACTCTGTCCATGTACTTTGTTTATAGAAAGTAGATGTTTAGATGAATGGGAATTCGTTCAAATTCCTTCTGAAACTTGCAGCTTTATCAGTGCATTTTCACGTGTTAGAGAGCGTTTTTAAGTGTTGGAAGTGTTACGTCGTGCGTTGGAACCCGGTGCTTTTTGATTTCTAGACTTATGTTGTATTTGTGCAGACTTCGTATGCATTTTTagaaaggtaaaataaactaagTTTTTCCtatagttaaaattaacttgtgtatacaattttttagagaaattaaaTGAGAGTATTTTTTACAAAAGTTGAAGTGtacaagtaaattttaatttttgagagaagttttatttatttatttttattttcttttcgttAAATTGTATATGGAGACAAGTTTATCTATAAAGACTTTAAGCGGAAGAAAAACTTAAGGGTGtctttgattgtgtttttgtttttagtttttaagaactattttataaaataatttcaaaaacgTTAGGAGGGACAAAATAGATGGATTGGATCAATaataatttggatattaatagattggattaaaataattcattgatTCATTTTGATccattaaaaattcattttaaattttttatccatttgATAAAAATCTAATCCGATAGatcaattaacatttttttcatggATAGATACATTCAAAAAAAgaacattataaaatttaaatgttttttgtaatacttttaaaataataaaaattgtaattgCCGTTAGACATGACTATCTTTGGTGAACCTCGGTCAAGATTAATTTTTGATTGACATCCATCTaggttattttttatctaatgtTAGTCAAAATATAGTTTCGATCAACATCCAtcgatagaaaaaaaatactcattgaCTTCAATTGAACAAGCAATAAGAAAACaacaattagaaaaaaaaataaaccaacgGTGAAAAGAAAGAGCACGTGGCTcacttattcaattttttatcccATATATAAATGTATAAGTTTATCTATGCTTTCATTTCATTGCTCTTAATATATATCTAATATATCTTCCTGTGCTTTTAATATCAACTAaactagtataaaataatattaactaaacTGTTTAAATGActataattaaatatcaaaactaatttcatatatatatatatatatatatatatatatatatatataaatataagaatgCTAATATTCGTCAACTATCCTAGTTGATGTGCATTAacattcaatattaaaaaatttagactaaaaaatcattgactcttttttttgaattaaataataaaatacaaaaacatccttaaattaaattttagaaaacaatttttttttttttggatttttagtCCAAATGCTAATGCGTGCATACACTCACAAAAAACATCCATCTCTTCACTTGCAATAAggatacattattaatttaatatcaatgttttaaaaaccaTAAAAAGGATCATAAAAGTGCTCACGACTcacttctctcttctctttttctttcttctctcatGTTGGTAATAATCATCGTTCATAATTCAAACTCTGAAAATTCAAGTCTTTTACAGGCTAACCCACTTTATCCATATGAAAATCCGAAGCAACTCAAAGTGAATAGCAACTACAGGTTGTCTTCGAACCAAACTATACCCCTTGTTTCTGCTTATTGTCGGTACAGTATTATCACCTTGTGTGTGTAGTGAAAGGTTTGTTCATGGCATAGTTGAACTTAAAAAGGAACAAAttaaggagtgctcttttagaAGGACATTGCAACTTAAGTAGGAAAGACATTCAATggctaaaataacaaaaataattaatgctaaTTCCATATACATATAACTATGTATTAGTTAGTTTCATTGCATCATGATTGATGAATTCTATTGGTTTATCTGTTAGAATACCAAGCTCCATTACAATTGTTGCCTTGGCTATTATTATTCTTGTTCAAATgaagaaacaaatatatattcagGCCTCCAAAACCAACCAAAAAATGCTTATTAATTAATCTAGTTCCTTTAGAAATACAACAATTTGACAAAGTGGCAACCAACAATTTTGCTTTAAACTCGAACCAGCACACCCGCAACCAATGAACGACCATCGACAAAACCACAATGCCCTCTGTGAACCACAAGCCACTGTTGTCTCCATGACAACACCGCACCATCTATCACCATCTTCCTTGAACACCACCAGAACCCATAGTACCATCTTCATGCACTTTTCCCCCATGATGTGGTGGTGGGTTAAAGAAGATAAAAGTAAGCTCGTAATTGTTTCTTGGAATCTGAAAAGGTGACAGAAATATGAGAGCATTTCTtcgttttttttattgtttaaaaaaattgtattaaattactaatatgttcttacaataaattaattactagTGAAGAGatgatggattttttttattacaaaatttattgcaTTGGTTGCTAATGCACTATTACTAATATTTATACACCAAGatgagaaataaaattacaccgtgtaatttttataatttttataacttaatataaaatatgatttttattaatctaaCTATTGAAATTATATCCATATATCATTAAAATTCATTGAGTTTAATATAACTATTGgaattatatctatatattattaaaattcattaaaattcatTGAGTTTAATAATACTTCCTTTCTCTTCTCCATAGATTTACaacatctttgtttttttgATGAAGGTAGCAAAGAAATATACTCACGTGTCCCTGCTTAATTTAAATGACACTTTTGTAGTTGCAAATCTCGACTTAGGTATGGCCATTTCAGTTCACCCTTTCTAGGCTTCAATCAAATCACTGCCTTAGGTTTTAATTCATTGAGTTTTGTTATGTATTCGGTTTTCAGTTTAGTGTATGTAAGGCTCTTGAGAAAATTAGCAATTATTATAGGTGTCTCCAATTAATCACAATGAGAAGTCTAGGAGAGGGAGATCAATTGCTTGATCAACACTTAAAAAGGCCCACTGaccttttaaattttgttgtgaAGGTTTTAGGTTTATAGAGTGGAAATTTAgcatgcttttttttattttt includes these proteins:
- the LOC100780698 gene encoding telomere repeat-binding factor 1 isoform X1 encodes the protein MGAPKQKWTAEEEQALKAGVVKHGVGKWRTILKDPEFSGVLYLRSNVDLKDKWRNLSVMANGWSSREKSRLSVRRVHQVPRQDENSMAITPVVPSDEEIVDVKPLQVSRDIVHIPGPKRSNLSLDKLIMEAITSLKENGGSNKTAIAAFIEDQYWALPGLKSMLSAKLKFLTASGKLIKVNRKYRIAPIAAYSDRRRNSSMLYLKGRQKASMKIDRDETNILTRSQIDLELEKIRSMTPQEAAAFAARAVAEAEAAIAEAEEAAKEAEAAEADAEAAQAFADATTKSAKGRKSPKRIHT
- the LOC100780698 gene encoding telomere repeat-binding factor 1 isoform X2, which encodes MANGWSSREKSRLSVRRVHQVPRQDENSMAITPVVPSDEEIVDVKPLQVSRDIVHIPGPKRSNLSLDKLIMEAITSLKENGGSNKTAIAAFIEDQYWALPGLKSMLSAKLKFLTASGKLIKVNRKYRIAPIAAYSDRRRNSSMLYLKGRQKASMKIDRDETNILTRSQIDLELEKIRSMTPQEAAAFAARAVAEAEAAIAEAEEAAKEAEAAEADAEAAQAFADATTKSAKGRKSPKRIHT